A single Atribacteraceae bacterium DNA region contains:
- a CDS encoding (2Fe-2S) ferredoxin domain-containing protein, whose product MKIRSLEDLKKIKEEAQKRIAVREGHAEYKVVVCMGTCGIASGARQVMAAILDEISKRGLGNVAVSQAGCVGLCDREPLASVEKGSEKVFYGDLNPEKARQIVATHLVNGQIQGEWVVHVER is encoded by the coding sequence ATGAAGATTCGAAGCCTTGAAGATCTGAAAAAAATCAAAGAAGAAGCGCAAAAACGAATCGCTGTTCGGGAAGGCCATGCGGAATACAAGGTAGTGGTCTGTATGGGTACCTGTGGAATTGCTTCTGGGGCTCGCCAGGTCATGGCCGCTATCCTTGACGAAATCTCCAAGCGGGGGTTGGGGAATGTCGCCGTTTCCCAGGCGGGGTGTGTTGGTTTATGTGATCGCGAACCGCTGGCCAGCGTGGAGAAGGGAAGCGAAAAAGTATTTTATGGTGATTTAAACCCGGAAAAAGCCCGGCAGATTGTCGCCACCCATCTGGTCAACGGCCAGATTCAGGGTGAATGGG